The genome window CGGGCAGGCCTGCACACATTCGCCGCAGGCCACGCAGGTGCTGTCGCCCATAGGGTCGTCGAAGTCGAAGATCACCTTGGACGCGGCGCCCCGGTGAGCCAGACCGATCACATCATTGCCCTGCACTTCCCGGCAGGCGCGCTCGCACAGGCCGCAGGTGATGCAGGCGTCCAGATTGACGTTCATGGCCGAATGGGTGGCGTCATGGCCCCGGGCGTGGGGCAGCGAGTCAGACCGCGGCTCGACATGGTGAACCGTAGGCTCATTACGTTCCGAATGGGCCGGGATGCGCTGGCGCACAGCACTGGCATCGATGGCCAGTTGATCCGCCGTATCCCACAGATGGCTGGAACGGTCCGGGCTCCGCGCTCGCTCGGGCTGATCGGCCAGCAGTAATTCGAGCACGCCTTTGCGGGCCGCCTGAACACGGGAAGAACCTGCGCTGCGAACCACCATTCCGGGCGCTGCCTCACGGATACAGCTTGCGGCGAGCACCCGCTCGCCTTCCACTTCCACCATGCAGGCGCGGCAATTGCCATCCGCGCGGTAACCCGGCGCGTCTTTGAAGCAAAGGTGCGGGATGGTCTCACCGGCGCGCTTGGCTACCTGCCACAGGGTTTCGCCGGGGAAGGCCTGAACTTCGACATCGTCCAGGGTCAGGGTAAAACTTTTGCTGGAATGGCTCATGGCGGCTTCCCTACCCTTTAGCGATGAGGTTGTGGCTGGCAAGTTCGCTGCGAAAATCCCGCAGCAGACTCAGAACCGGATTGGGCGCAGCCTGGCCCAGACCACAGATGGAGGCATCCGCCATCACCCTGGCCAGCTGCTGGAGCGTTTCCTCATCCCAGGTCTTCCGCTCCAGCCACGTCAGCATTTTCTCGGTGCCCACACGGCAGGGGGTACACTGCCCGCAGGACTCATCCGCGAAGAAGCCCAAAAGGTTGGAGGCCGCAGCTTTCAAATCGTCCTGATCGGACAGAACGATCACCGCGGCGGAGCCGATAAAACAGCCGTGCTCCTGCAGGGTGTCGAAGTCCAGAGGGATGTCTGCTTTGCTGGCGGGCAGTATTCCGCCGGAGGCGCCGCCGGGCAGATAGGCCAGGAGGCGATGCCCTTCGGCCATGCCGCCGCAGTATTCCTCGATTAACTCATTAAGGGTGATCCCCGCCGGGGCAACGTGCACACCGGGCCGGGCCACTCGCCCGGAGACCGAAAAGCTCCGAAGCCCCTTACGACCATGCCGCCCTTGGCTGGCGAACCACTCGGCGCCCTGGGCGTGGATGCGCGGGATCCAGTAAACCGTCTCGACGTTGTTGACCAGGGTGGGCTGGCCAAACAGCCCTTTCTGGGCAACGAACGGCGGACGATGGCGTGGCTTGCCAGGTTTGCCCTCCAGGGATTCGATAAGGGCTGATTCTTCGCCGCAGATATAGGCACCAGCGCCACGGCGAAGGATGATAAAACCAGGCTCGACGATTTCGGCCGCTTCCAGCTCGGCAATGGCTTCGGTCAGCACACTGTGCAGCCCGGGATACTCATCCCGGAGGTAGATATAAAGGGCCTGCGCCTCGACCGCCCAGGCACTGACCAGGGCCCCCTCCAGGAATCCATGGGGTTCACGCTCCAGGTAATAACGGTCTTTGAACGTGCCCGGTTCGCCTTCGTCGGCGTTGATCACCGCATAGCGTGGCCCCTGCTCCGCCCGCACCGCCTGCCATTTACGGAAGGCCGGGAATCCAGCGCCGCCGAGACCACGCAGGCCGGCGTGCTCGAGTTCCTTTGCCAGCGATTCGACGCTCACCCGGCCTTCACGGCAATCTGCAAGCAACCCATAACCGCCAGCCGAGCGGTAATCCGCCAGACGTTGCCAGTGAATCTCATCCGGCTGGACCTGTTCATTTGCGACCGCCGCGCCCACAGTCTGGGCATTGGCATGGCACACATGATGGCGGCCAACTTCCACCACCGGTGCTGTGTCGCAGCGCCCCATGCAGGGCGCTCGCCGCACACGCACCGTGGCGGGATCAGCTCCGTCAGATAGCGCCTGATGCAGCGCCTCTGCTCCGGCCAGTTGGCACGAAAGCGAATCACATACCCGTAAGGTTATTGCCGGTGGTGGCGCTTGTTCGTCGTGAATAACGTCGAAATGGGCATAAAAAGTGGCCGTTTCATAAATGGCGGCCATAGGCAGATTCATGAAAGAGGCCAGGGCCCGGAGGCAAGGCATGGAGAGGTAACCGTAGGCGTCCTGCAGCGCGTGCAGGTGCTCGATCAGGCGGTTGCGGTGGCGCAATGACGAATCGGTACGTTCGTCACCGATCAGGTCCCGGAGCTCCGACAGTAAAGCCGGTTCGAGTTGACGGCCACGAAGCGCAGAACGCCGGCGTTTGACCACTTCTTCGTCTGTACTCATTATTTTTGACCAGGCCCCAAAGTACAAAAGACAGCCTTGTTGGCTGGCCCGACTATTTACTAGTCATTGAAGCATATCAGGATATGTGGCCGCTAGAGATCAAAACTGGTTGGACAGGGAGACGGCCCTCGTCTGAAACTTTCAACGTGAGGGAAGTTTGGGAAAATAATGGAGGCGCGGGTCGGAATCGAACCGGCGTTAACGGAGTTGCAGTCCGCTGCATAACCACTCTGCCACCGCGCCGGGTAAAAGTCTGAGAGGATCAGATCTTTTATGCTCTCAGGTGGGCTGTGAGAGACTGTGTCGACCTTTCAACCAGTGAACCTGGAAAAATTGGAGCGGGAAACGAGATTCGAACTCGCGACCCCAACCTTGGCAAGGTTGTGCTCTACCAACTGAGCTATTCCCGCTTGATCAACGAAGGCGTATTCTACGGATTCGGCCGATTGCGTCAACCACTTTTTTCAACTTTTTGTTTTATAAAGTTTTCTGGACATTTTTTAGCCTAAAACCCGAGCCCAGGATAGCAAACGATTGCCGCACCCGGATCAAGGTGCATGATACAATTTACGCAACTCAACGGGGTGCCCGGCGGAATGCCGAGCTGAGACCATACCCGCGGAACCTGATCCGGATTATGCCGGCGAAGGGATTGAGTTCTCACCACTGACGGTGAATCCGCGGCGTGGTTATCCCCCACCGGTTCTGGAGGATTAAAACCATGCTCATCCGCACTGCCTGCCTGCTCTTGGTTACGCTGTTGCCGCTCACCGTCACAGCTCAACCGTCGCAAGAGCTAAACGTCTACACCCATCCATCGTTCGCCGCAGAATGGGGGCCAGGCCCCGGGATCAAGCAGGCATTTGAAGCCCAATGCGACTGCCGAATCCATTACGTTGTGCTGGATAGTGGTGGCGACATATTGCAACGGCTGCGCCTTGAGGGCGAAGAAAGCATGGCCGATGTGGTTCTGGGCCTGGACA of Marinobacter sediminum contains these proteins:
- a CDS encoding NADH-ubiquinone oxidoreductase-F iron-sulfur binding region domain-containing protein, producing the protein MSTDEEVVKRRRSALRGRQLEPALLSELRDLIGDERTDSSLRHRNRLIEHLHALQDAYGYLSMPCLRALASFMNLPMAAIYETATFYAHFDVIHDEQAPPPAITLRVCDSLSCQLAGAEALHQALSDGADPATVRVRRAPCMGRCDTAPVVEVGRHHVCHANAQTVGAAVANEQVQPDEIHWQRLADYRSAGGYGLLADCREGRVSVESLAKELEHAGLRGLGGAGFPAFRKWQAVRAEQGPRYAVINADEGEPGTFKDRYYLEREPHGFLEGALVSAWAVEAQALYIYLRDEYPGLHSVLTEAIAELEAAEIVEPGFIILRRGAGAYICGEESALIESLEGKPGKPRHRPPFVAQKGLFGQPTLVNNVETVYWIPRIHAQGAEWFASQGRHGRKGLRSFSVSGRVARPGVHVAPAGITLNELIEEYCGGMAEGHRLLAYLPGGASGGILPASKADIPLDFDTLQEHGCFIGSAAVIVLSDQDDLKAAASNLLGFFADESCGQCTPCRVGTEKMLTWLERKTWDEETLQQLARVMADASICGLGQAAPNPVLSLLRDFRSELASHNLIAKG